Proteins from a genomic interval of Salmo salar chromosome ssa14, Ssal_v3.1, whole genome shotgun sequence:
- the LOC106569902 gene encoding phosphatidylinositol 4-kinase beta, with protein MADMEVSLSPAQIEALYLSPSLSSTSTFSCPSSPGSSSSSFSCSDCSSDCLNQHQSSSSPRSSSPSGCSSSDSDGMRGCSPPLDIISEDAVVLDLVINPEVALKACQEVLQKVKLLKVEEEPELLQNCSPQWQLPKGTVYMEPCNTGSTKEEERHYSPQQIMQKCPPSQQPCDTGSIKEEEEEKCDPPRQITQTCPPSQQQNGDQSSAAAKQSLLLRLFESKLFDVSMAMSYLYKSKEPGVQAYIGNRLFSFSDEDVDFHLPQLLNMYVHMDEDMGDAIRPYVVHRCRQSIAFSLQTAWLLGAYSSDMHISTQRHSRGTKLRKLILSDELKPHAASKGVGAADARPGLWVGARIHHHQRHTMEPSLAHDSQINPADAYLSPSKRTHQRSKSDATHCTSLGTSLKRTASNPKVESGYDEPLRLTPQREFIKSLISIGKQLATLPTKEQKTWQLISELSQLNHKLPARVWLPTAAFDHHVVRMPHTQAVVLNSKDKAPYIIYVEVLECERFETSGIPLRIPETRIRSARSADNLLPECIGITAEQRAGSFSTVPNYDNDDEAWAVDDIGELEVELPEGHTSSSDNISQFSVDSITSTESKEPVFIAAGDIRRRLSENLAHTPTTFRKDPEDPSAVALKEPWKEKVRRIREGSPYGHLPNWRLLSVIVKCGDDLRQELLAFQVLSQLQSIWEQERVPLWIKPYKILVMSSDSGMIEPVLNAVSLHQVRKQSQLSLLDYFLQEHGSYTNEAFLTAQRNFVESCAGYSLICYLLQVKDRHNGNILLDSEGHIIHIDFGFILSSSPRNLGFETSAFKLTSEFVDVMGGLDGDMFNYYKVLMLQGLIAARKHMEKVVQIVEIMQQGSHLPCFHGSSTIRYLKERFHMSLTEEQLQVLVEQMVDGSMRSITTKLYDGFQYFTNGIM; from the exons ATGGCTGACATGGAAgtgtctctctcccctgcccaGATCGAGGCACTTTACCTCAGCCCCTCGCTGTCCTCCACCTCCACATTTTCCTGCCCTTCCTCACCTGGATCCTCTTCTTCCTCGTTCTCCTGCTCAGACTGCTCCTCGGACTGCCTCAACCAACACCAGTCGTCTTCCAGTCCCAGAAGCTCCAGCCccagtggctgcagcagcagcgaCAGCGATGGCATGCGGGGCTGCAGCCCTCCTTTGGATATCATATCTGAGGACGCTGTGGTGCTGGACCTGGTCATCAATCCTGAAGTGGCCTTAAAGGCTTGCCAGGAGGTCCTGCAGAAGGTCAAACTCCTGAAGGTTGAGGAAGAACCGGAGTTGTTGCAAAATTGCAGCCCGCAATGGCAGCTGCCCAAAGGGACCGTATACATGGAGCCTTGCAACACGGGTTCGACTAAAGAGGAAGAACGACATTATTCTCCTCAACAAATAATGCAGAAATGCCCTCCGTCACAACAGCCTTGTGACACAGGTTCGattaaagaagaggaagaagaaaagTGTGACCCTCCCCGACAAATTACGCAGACATGCCCTCCGTCGCAACAACAGAATGGCGACCAGTCCTCTGCGGCAGCCAAGCAGTCCTTGCTTTTGCGGCTCTTTGAATCTAAGCTCTTCGACGTCTCCATGGCCATGTCCTACCTGTACAAGTCCAAAGAGCCTGGTGTCCAGGCCTACATTGGCAACCGCCTCTTTAGCTTCTCGGACGAAGATGTGGACTTCCACCTGCCCCAGCTGCTCAACATGTACGTCCACATGGACGAGGATATGGGCGACGCCATCCGGCCCTACGTGGTGCACCGCTGCCGCCAGAGCATTGCCTTCTCTCTGCAGACGGCATGGCTACTCGGCGCCTACTCCTCCGACATGCACATCTCTACCCAGCGCCACTCGCGCGGCACCAAGCTGCGCAAGCTAATCCTCTCAGACGAACTAAAGCCCCATGCAGCTTCTAAAGGTGTGGGTGCTGCGGATGCCAGGCCTGGGCTGTGGGTCGGTGCCCGCATTCACCACCACCAGCGGCACACCATGGAGCCATCCCTGGCCCACGACAGCCAAATCAACCCCGCCGATGCCTACCTCTCGCCTTCCAAGCGGACACACCAGCGGTCCAAGTCGGACGCCACACATTGCACGAGCCTGGGGACTAGCCTCAAGAGAACAGCCAGCAACCCCAAGGTGGAAAGCGGCTACGATGAG cCTTTGCGCCTGACGCCGCAGAGGGAGTTCATCAAGTCTCTGATAAGCATCGGAAAGCAGCTGGCCACACTGCCCACCAAGGAGCAGAAGACCTGGCAGCTCATCTCAGAGCTGTCACAGCTCAACCACAAGCTGCCCGCCCGCGTCTGGCTGCCCACTGCAGCCTTCGACCACCACGTGGTGCGCATGCCCCACACACAGGCCGTGGTGCTCAACTCCAAAGACAAG GCCCCATACATCATCTACGTGGAGGTGCTGGAGTGCGAGAGGTTCGAGACATCCGGCATTCCCCTGCGCATCCCAGAGACGCGCATCCGCAGTGCCCGCTCTGCGGACAACCTCCTCCCGGAGTGCATTGGCATCACAGCCGAGCAGCGCGCCGGCAGCTTCTCCACCGTGCCCAACTACGACAACGACGACGAGGCTTGGGCCGTGGATGACATTGGCGAGCTGGAAGTGGAG CTCCCAGAAGGCCACACCAGTAGCAGTGACAACATCTCCCAGTTCTCTGTGGACAGCATCACCAGCACGGAGAGTAAGGAGCCTGTCTTCATCGCCGCCGGCGACATCAG GCGACGTCTGTCAGAGAACCTGGCCCACACCCCCACAACGTTCCGGAAAGATCCGGAGGACCCGTCTGCTGTGGCGCTCAAGGAGCCCTGGAAGGAGAAAGTCAG gcGGATAAGGGAGGGCTCCCCTTACGGTCACCTGCCAAACTGGCGGCTGCTGTCGGTCATTGTGAAGTGTGGGGACGATCTGAGGCAAGAGCTACTGGCCTTCCAGGTGCTCAGTCAGCTACAG tCCATCTGGGAGCAGGAGCGCGTCCCCCTGTGGATCAAGCCATATAAGATCCTGGTGATGTCATCAGACAGCGGGATGATTGAGCCTGTGCTGAACGCTGTGTCTCTGCACCAG GTGAGGAAGCAGAGCCAGCTGTCTCTGCTGGACTACTTCCTGCAGGAGCATGGCAGCTACACCAACGAGGCCTTCCTCACCGCCCAGCGCAACTTTGTGGAGAGCTGCGCCGGCTACAGTCTCATCTGCTACCTGCTGCAGGTTAAAGACAG ACACAATGGAAACATCCTCCTGGACTCTGAGGGCCACATAATCCACATTGACTTTGGCTTCATCCTGTCCAGCTCGCCCAGGAACCTGGGCTTTGAAACCTCCGCTTTTAAGCTCACCAGCGAATTTGTGGAT GTGATGGGAGGCCTGGATGGAGACATGTTCAACTACTACAAGGTGCTGATGCTCCAGGGCCTGATCGCTGCTCGCAAACACATGGAGAAGGTGGTCCAAATAGTGGAGATCATGCAGCAAG GCTCTCACCTGCCCTGCTTCCATGGCTCCAGCACCATCCGCTACCTGAAGGAGCGTTTCCACATGAGCCTGACGGAGGAGCAGCTACAGGTGCTGGTGGAGCAGATGGTGGATGGCTCCATGCGCTCCATCACCACCAAACTTTATGACGGCTTCCAGTACTTCACCAACGGCATCATGTGA